In one Cyclopterus lumpus isolate fCycLum1 chromosome 22, fCycLum1.pri, whole genome shotgun sequence genomic region, the following are encoded:
- the selenon gene encoding selenoprotein N — protein sequence MAADVDKIIPEDESNVSQRNGHLSPSSGSWIFRGIWTLLILAAVPFLAFGIKYYQDAQFLQRHEESVRNLGAEGLFLFSSLDTDHDLYLSPEEFKPIVEKLTGITPPVDFEEEVTHDPNGETLTLEAKMQPLLLDSMTKSKDGFLGVSHSSLSGLRSWKSPAVPFSSFSASQFRALLPPKNKGEVGDTWWVIPSELNIFTGYLPNNRYHPPSPKGKEVLIHSLLSMFHPRPFIKSRFAPQGTVACIRASNDFYYDIVFRIHAEFQLNDVPDFPFWFTPGKFTGNIVLSKDASHVRNFHLHVPNDRSLNVDMEWLYGASESSNMEVDIGYLPQLELQATGPSTPSIIIDEEGNIIDSRDGSSEPIQFVFEDIHWTSEISRQEATRRLEVTLYPFKKVSYLPFSEAFERAEAENKLVHSILLWGALDDQSCUGSGRTLRETVLESLPVLALLNHSFISSWSLVRELENMQADEQNPVLSEKARLHLEKYNFPVEMMVALPNGTIVHHINANFFLDQTAMKPEEEGATFSFSGGFEDPSTSTYISFLKEGLEKAKEYLAQ from the exons ATGGCCGCAGACGTGGATAAAATAATCCCCGAGGATGAGAGCAACGTTTCACAGCGAAACGGGCATCTGAGTCCGAGCTCTGGGTCCTGGATCTTCAGGGGCATCTGGACGCTGCTGATACTCGCCGCTGTCCCCTTTCTCGCCTTTGGGATCAAGTATTATCAAGATGCCCAGTTCCTCCAGCGTCAT GAAGAGAGTGTTCGAAACCTGGGTGCAGagggtctttttcttttctcctccttggATACCGACCATGACCTTTATCTCAGTCCAGAGGAGTTTAAACCCATTGTTGAGAAACTCACAG GAATTACACCTCCAGTGGATTTTGAGGAGGAAGTGACCCATGACCCCAATGGAGAGACTTTAACCTTGGAGGCTAAAATGCAGCCTCTGCTGCTTGATTCTATGACAAAAAGCAAAGATGGTTTCCTCGGG GTGTCTCACAGCTCTCTGAGTGGGCTGCGCTCATGGAAGAGCCCAGCAGtgcctttttcctctttctctgccaGCCAGTTTAGGGCCCTCTTGCCCCCAAAGAACAAGGGGGAAGTGGGTGACACGTGGTGGGTGATTCCTAGCGAGCTCAACATCTTCACTGGGTACCTGCCCAACAATCGTTACCACCCTCCCTCACCAAAGGGCAAAGAG GTTCTCATCCACTCCTTGTTGAGTATGTTCCACCCACGGCCCTTCATCAAGTCACGTTTTGCACCTCAGGGCACAGTCGCCTGCATTCGTGCCAGCAACGACTTTTATTATGACATTGTGTTCAG GATTCATGCAGAATTTCAGCTCAATGATGTTCCAGACTTTCCCTTCTGGTTCACCCCGGGGAAGTTCACCGGCAACATTGTTCTCTCTAAAGATGCATCTCATGTCCGTAACTTTCACCTCCACGTCCCCAATGACAG GTCTCTGAATGTGGACATGGAGTGGCTGTACGGGGCCAGTGAGAGCAGCAACATGGAGGTGGACATCGGATATCTGCCACAG TTAGAGCTGCAGGCCACAGGCCCGTCTACTCCCTCCATCATCATAGATGAGGAGGGCAACATCATCGACAGTCGAGATGGCAGCAGCGAGCCGATCCAGTTTGTCTTTGAGGACATCCACTGGACCTCAGAGATAAGTCGGCAAGAAGCCACCCGGCGCCTAGAGGTCACCCTCTACCCTTTCAAGAAG GTGTCCTACCTGCCTTTTTCAGAAGCCTTTGAGCGAGCTGAAGCAGAGAATAAACTGGTGCATTCCATTCTGCTTTGGGGGGCATTAGACGACCAGTCCTGCTGAG GTTCGGGGCGAACTCTCCGGGAGACAGTCCTGGAAAGTTTGCCCGTCCTGGCGCTGCTCAACCACAGCTTCATAAGCAGCTGGTCTCTCGTCAGAGAGCTGGAGAACATGCAG GCTGATGAGCAGAATCCTGTGTTGAGTGAAAAGGCCCGTTTACACCTGGAGAAGTACAACTTCCCTGTGGAGATGATGGTGGCACTGCCCAATGGAACtatt GTCCACCACATCAATGCCAACTTCTTCCTGGACCAGACGGCCATGaaaccagaggaggaaggagcaacTTTCAGCTTCTCTGGTGGGTTTGAGGACCCCTCAACGTCCACTTATATCAGCTTCCTCAAGGAGGGGTTGGAAAAAGCCAAGGAGTACCTGGCACAGTAA